Proteins co-encoded in one Actinomadura luteofluorescens genomic window:
- a CDS encoding response regulator transcription factor → MSIKLFVVDDHPIVQAGIQNVFVDEDDFELVGAATSLPEALAAAHRRQPNVILLDVRLGDTDVASAVAALRAAAPEACVVLFTADPQNPQIPDARRAGAITTVPKDTAPAALRAVVRAAGEGRLRDDSPTGRSLLTPRQREVLAGVAGGMTNSEIAQELGLRPSTVKAYWQEILQRIGARNRADAIATAYRLGLL, encoded by the coding sequence GTGAGCATCAAGCTGTTCGTCGTCGACGACCACCCCATCGTCCAGGCCGGAATCCAGAACGTGTTCGTCGACGAGGACGACTTCGAGCTCGTCGGAGCCGCCACCTCGCTCCCCGAGGCCCTCGCGGCGGCGCACCGCCGGCAACCGAACGTGATCCTCCTCGACGTCCGGCTCGGCGACACCGACGTCGCCTCGGCCGTCGCGGCGCTGCGCGCGGCAGCGCCGGAGGCCTGCGTCGTGCTCTTCACCGCCGACCCCCAGAACCCGCAGATCCCGGACGCACGACGGGCCGGCGCGATCACGACGGTACCGAAGGACACCGCGCCCGCCGCGCTCCGTGCCGTGGTCCGGGCGGCCGGGGAGGGCAGGCTCCGCGACGATTCGCCCACCGGGCGCTCGCTGCTGACACCCCGCCAGCGCGAGGTCCTCGCCGGTGTCGCCGGCGGCATGACCAACAGCGAGATCGCCCAGGAGCTGGGGCTCAGGCCGTCCACGGTGAAGGCCTACTGGCAGGAGATCCTGCAGCGGATCGGGGCGCGGAACCGGGCGGACGCGATCGCCACCGCCTACCGCCTCGGCCTGCTCTGA
- a CDS encoding GAF domain-containing sensor histidine kinase, giving the protein MTGESVPSRHVLDALLDIRTVFDPRSALTLTLREVVQAEGRQTAVSWVALPDPAGGLVIEHVLGQRTPELESLDIRQGQGLTGHVFAHASIHWVEEYAEAASITHEFDHIIEAERVRRMIAAPLSIEEEVLGVLTVGRRDTGPFADRTIAHIEQLAERTSLALGIARRSRDNAAAAALVERRRISEEIHDGVSALLFSISSRTEKVHRRAADQDLARELETLQHEVAEVSGMVQDLIHGWHASATTDLRAEIQGTVDDFRRRTGIDAIAVFLGGLPALDTARVEAVVRFVAVTLANVERHSTATRASVTAAVLPDQLTVAVSNDGPAPPRVRPGIGLTSAETRIARLGGSVSIVDDDAADGFTIRARIPL; this is encoded by the coding sequence ATGACGGGCGAGAGCGTCCCGAGCAGGCATGTCCTCGACGCGCTGCTCGACATCCGGACCGTCTTCGACCCGAGGTCGGCACTCACGCTGACGCTGCGGGAGGTCGTCCAGGCGGAGGGCCGGCAGACGGCGGTGTCCTGGGTCGCGCTGCCCGATCCCGCCGGTGGGCTCGTGATCGAGCACGTCCTGGGGCAACGGACCCCGGAGTTGGAGAGCCTGGACATCCGCCAAGGTCAGGGGCTCACCGGCCACGTGTTCGCGCACGCGTCCATCCACTGGGTCGAGGAGTACGCCGAGGCCGCCAGCATCACACACGAGTTCGACCACATCATCGAGGCGGAGCGGGTGCGGCGGATGATCGCCGCTCCGCTCTCCATCGAGGAGGAGGTCCTCGGCGTCCTCACCGTCGGACGACGGGACACGGGACCGTTCGCGGATCGCACCATCGCCCACATCGAGCAGCTGGCCGAGCGGACGAGCCTCGCGCTCGGCATCGCGCGCCGCAGCCGTGACAACGCGGCGGCCGCCGCGCTCGTGGAGCGGCGCCGGATCAGCGAGGAGATCCACGACGGCGTCAGCGCGTTGCTGTTCTCGATCTCGTCGCGGACCGAGAAGGTGCACCGGCGAGCGGCCGACCAGGATCTCGCCCGCGAGCTGGAGACCCTGCAGCACGAGGTCGCCGAGGTCAGCGGGATGGTGCAGGACCTGATCCACGGATGGCACGCGAGCGCGACCACCGACCTGCGGGCCGAGATCCAGGGCACCGTCGACGACTTCCGGCGCCGTACCGGGATCGACGCGATCGCCGTCTTCCTCGGCGGCCTCCCGGCGCTGGACACCGCTCGCGTCGAGGCCGTGGTCCGGTTCGTCGCCGTGACGCTGGCCAACGTGGAACGGCACTCGACCGCGACGCGCGCCTCGGTGACCGCGGCGGTCCTCCCCGACCAGCTGACCGTGGCCGTCTCGAACGACGGCCCCGCGCCGCCCCGGGTCCGGCCCGGGATCGGTCTCACCAGCGCGGAGACCAGGATCGCGAGGCTCGGCGGAAGCGTGTCCATCGTCGACGACGACGCGGCGGACGGCTTCACGATCAGGGCACGGATCCCGTTGTGA
- a CDS encoding sugar ABC transporter substrate-binding protein, translating to MKQYLSTLAVLVAVSASLTGCAGSGTSSGISGKALADCKAAASDAVDALRAVPELYIPAAAAKGAVAPGKSVWVVNLLSNDLTNNITTGIKAAASALGMEFHELNGNGTAQSANQALSTALGAGADAIVTSGIDASIASNPLQKAKSAGVAVITILADDVDAPIDPLVYADLTLSADYVGKAYADYALHRTGCDLELGNVSLPASIPLSNEVGKVTEGEVTRLCSACAVHTIEMDVANLATGLPTQVQSMMKQHPGINYLAVGFDSAVPFAGPRAQRINKDVTLISANGLAPNLQMIKNGGVQDADMSFPPNDYIGWLAVHSVLAALSGTPGENQRIPMRLIDKTNIENSALTSLYPTYDGFQAAFEKAWGLS from the coding sequence ATGAAGCAGTACCTCAGCACGTTGGCCGTGCTCGTGGCTGTCTCCGCGTCACTGACCGGCTGCGCCGGGTCCGGCACCTCGTCCGGGATTTCGGGCAAGGCCCTGGCCGACTGCAAGGCCGCGGCATCGGACGCCGTCGACGCGCTGCGCGCCGTTCCCGAGCTGTACATCCCCGCGGCCGCCGCCAAGGGCGCCGTGGCGCCTGGCAAGTCGGTCTGGGTCGTCAACCTGCTCAGCAACGACCTGACGAACAACATCACCACCGGAATCAAGGCCGCCGCGTCGGCCCTCGGCATGGAGTTCCACGAGCTCAACGGGAACGGCACCGCCCAGTCCGCGAACCAGGCCCTGTCCACCGCGCTCGGTGCCGGCGCCGACGCCATCGTCACGAGCGGGATCGACGCCTCGATCGCGAGCAACCCGCTCCAGAAGGCCAAGAGCGCCGGCGTCGCGGTGATCACTATTCTCGCGGACGACGTCGACGCCCCGATCGACCCGCTCGTCTACGCCGACCTCACCCTGAGCGCCGACTACGTCGGCAAGGCGTACGCCGACTACGCGCTACACCGCACCGGCTGCGACCTCGAGCTGGGCAACGTCTCGCTGCCAGCCTCCATCCCACTCAGCAACGAGGTCGGCAAGGTGACCGAGGGCGAGGTGACTCGTCTGTGCTCGGCCTGCGCCGTCCACACGATCGAGATGGACGTCGCGAACCTCGCCACCGGCCTTCCGACCCAGGTGCAGAGCATGATGAAGCAGCACCCAGGCATCAACTACCTGGCCGTCGGCTTCGACTCCGCGGTCCCCTTCGCCGGACCCCGGGCACAGCGGATCAACAAGGACGTCACCCTCATCTCGGCCAACGGCCTGGCGCCCAACCTCCAGATGATCAAGAACGGCGGGGTGCAGGACGCCGACATGTCCTTCCCGCCGAACGACTACATCGGCTGGCTCGCCGTCCACTCGGTGCTGGCGGCCCTATCCGGCACGCCCGGGGAGAACCAGAGGATCCCGATGCGGCTCATCGACAAGACCAACATCGAGAACAGCGCCCTGACCAGCCTGTACCCGACGTACGACGGGTTCCAGGCGGCCTTCGAGAAGGCCTGGGGTTTGAGCTGA